One segment of Niveibacterium microcysteis DNA contains the following:
- the rimM gene encoding ribosome maturation factor RimM (Essential for efficient processing of 16S rRNA) — translation MIVLGRVADPFSIQGWVKVHAFGDDPISWRTMPQWWLCADPDAPESAWQPYRLRGCKAHGKGIVAAFVGVADRTAAEKLVGLYIAAPREALPATGLDEYYWADLIGLAVENTAGVALGSVSGLLSTGAHDVLQVQDGDTERLIPFVGAYVLDVNLAEKRIRVDWEADW, via the coding sequence ATGATAGTGCTCGGTCGCGTCGCGGACCCGTTCAGCATTCAGGGTTGGGTCAAGGTTCATGCCTTCGGGGATGATCCGATCTCTTGGCGCACGATGCCGCAGTGGTGGCTGTGCGCGGATCCTGATGCGCCAGAATCAGCTTGGCAGCCGTACCGCCTTCGTGGTTGCAAGGCGCACGGCAAAGGAATAGTCGCGGCGTTCGTTGGTGTGGCAGACCGCACGGCAGCTGAAAAGCTGGTGGGCCTGTACATCGCCGCGCCGCGTGAAGCACTACCCGCAACCGGACTGGACGAGTATTACTGGGCTGACCTGATCGGCTTGGCGGTCGAGAATACCGCTGGTGTCGCGTTGGGTTCGGTCAGTGGCTTGCTGAGCACCGGGGCGCATGATGTGCTTCAGGTGCAGGACGGCGACACGGAGCGGTTGATTCCGTTCGTCGGCGCCTATGTGCTGGACGTGAATCTTGCCGAAAAGCGGATTCGCGTGGATTGGGAAGCCGATTGGTGA
- the ilvN gene encoding acetolactate synthase small subunit yields the protein MRHVISLLLENEAGALSRVSGLFSARGYNIESLTVAPTEDPSLSRMTIVTSGSDDIIEQITKQLNKLIDVVKVVDISEAAHIERELMLVKVRATGKDREEMKRMAEIFRGRIIDVTDSSYVIELTGTQDKLNSFVGAIDRDLILETVRSGVCGIGRGDRVLKI from the coding sequence ATGAGACACGTCATTTCATTGCTGCTCGAAAACGAGGCTGGCGCGCTGTCGCGTGTGTCCGGGCTGTTTTCTGCGCGTGGCTACAACATCGAGTCGCTGACCGTAGCGCCGACCGAAGATCCTTCGCTTTCGCGAATGACGATCGTGACGTCGGGTTCGGATGACATCATCGAGCAGATCACCAAGCAGCTGAACAAGCTGATCGACGTGGTCAAGGTGGTCGATATTTCCGAAGCTGCGCATATCGAGCGCGAGCTCATGCTGGTCAAGGTGCGAGCGACGGGCAAGGATCGCGAAGAGATGAAGCGCATGGCGGAAATCTTCCGCGGCCGCATCATCGACGTGACCGATTCGAGCTACGTGATCGAGCTGACTGGTACGCAGGACAAGCTCAATTCCTTTGTCGGCGCGATTGATCGTGACCTGATTCTGGAAACAGTGCGCTCCGGCGTCTGCGGTATCGGCCGCGGCGACCGCGTGCTCAAGATCTGA
- a CDS encoding RNA polymerase sigma factor, translated as MASRIELSDFLSSVERRAFKQAFFALRDEDTALDVVQDAMMKLAERYGDRPAEEFGALFQRILQNGINDHFRRSKVRNLWTTLLSAFSPDSEEDGGDPLETLGAESDIAAFKAPHLQEEQRQTLGVIEQEIAKLPPRQREAFLMRYWEEMDIAETAAAMGCTEGSVKTHCSRATHTLAAALRARGIEP; from the coding sequence CTGGCTTCCCGGATCGAACTTTCAGACTTTCTCTCCAGCGTTGAGCGTCGGGCCTTCAAGCAGGCCTTTTTTGCGCTGCGGGATGAAGACACGGCACTCGACGTTGTGCAGGACGCCATGATGAAACTGGCCGAACGCTACGGCGATCGGCCGGCCGAGGAATTCGGCGCGCTCTTTCAGCGCATCCTGCAAAACGGGATCAACGACCATTTCCGGCGCAGCAAGGTTCGAAACCTGTGGACCACTCTGCTGTCTGCGTTCTCGCCAGACAGCGAGGAAGACGGCGGGGACCCGCTGGAAACACTGGGCGCCGAGTCTGACATTGCGGCATTCAAGGCGCCGCACCTGCAGGAAGAGCAGCGGCAGACGCTCGGCGTGATTGAACAGGAAATTGCGAAATTGCCACCACGTCAACGGGAAGCCTTCCTCATGCGTTACTGGGAGGAAATGGATATAGCCGAGACGGCCGCGGCGATGGGCTGCACCGAGGGAAGTGTCAAGACACACTGCTCGCGGGCAACGCACACGCTGGCGGCCGCATTGCGTGCCCGGGGGATCGAGCCATGA
- a CDS encoding DUF2069 domain-containing protein, whose product MNIRRLQWLSVALLLSLIALSVAWELWLAPLRPGGSWLVLKVLPLLFPLRGMLHGRRYTFQWTTLMIWLYFTEGVVRASSDRGLSAWLAALETALSVALFASCAAYSHYSAPSRSKGASTP is encoded by the coding sequence ATGAACATCCGGCGCCTGCAATGGTTAAGCGTCGCCCTGCTGCTCAGCCTGATCGCACTTAGCGTCGCCTGGGAGCTCTGGCTCGCTCCACTGCGGCCAGGCGGTTCCTGGCTGGTGCTGAAGGTGCTGCCGCTGCTATTCCCGCTGCGCGGGATGCTTCACGGCCGTCGCTATACGTTCCAGTGGACGACCCTGATGATCTGGCTCTACTTCACCGAGGGCGTGGTGAGGGCAAGCAGCGATCGTGGCTTGTCGGCCTGGCTCGCCGCGCTCGAAACCGCGCTGTCAGTGGCGCTGTTCGCAAGTTGCGCAGCGTACTCCCACTACAGCGCGCCTTCACGGAGCAAAGGCGCCAGCACTCCCTAA
- the pssA gene encoding CDP-diacylglycerol--serine O-phosphatidyltransferase → MTKLRPPRLMPRDTLIRRRGIYILPNLFTTGALFAGFYAIVQAMNGRFENAAVAIFVAMVLDGLDGRVARLTHTQSEFGAEYDSLSDMVSFGVAPSLVMYEWALKDLGKLGWIAAFVYCAGAALRLARFNTNIDVVDKRYFQGLPSPAAAALVAGFVWIMIGHSIDSSEIRWIACVVTIFAGLTMVSNVKFWSGKDINLRRSVPFAVVLAMVGVFLAISSYPEGVLFGLFVAYALSGYVMAAWRLVRRKPLAAK, encoded by the coding sequence ATGACCAAGTTGCGCCCACCCCGCCTGATGCCACGCGATACCCTGATTCGCCGCCGCGGCATCTACATCCTTCCCAATCTGTTTACGACTGGTGCGCTGTTCGCGGGTTTTTACGCCATCGTTCAGGCGATGAACGGGCGTTTCGAGAACGCGGCAGTCGCGATATTCGTGGCGATGGTGCTCGATGGGCTCGATGGTCGGGTTGCGCGCCTGACGCACACGCAGAGCGAGTTTGGCGCCGAATACGATTCTCTGTCCGACATGGTGTCGTTCGGCGTCGCGCCGTCGCTGGTGATGTACGAGTGGGCGCTGAAGGATTTGGGCAAACTGGGCTGGATTGCCGCGTTCGTCTATTGCGCGGGCGCGGCGCTCCGTCTGGCGCGCTTCAATACGAATATCGACGTCGTGGATAAGCGCTATTTTCAGGGGTTACCGTCGCCTGCCGCGGCGGCGCTGGTTGCCGGATTCGTCTGGATCATGATCGGTCATTCGATCGATTCAAGCGAAATCCGCTGGATCGCCTGCGTTGTGACCATCTTTGCGGGCCTGACGATGGTCAGCAACGTGAAGTTCTGGAGCGGCAAGGACATCAACCTTCGGCGCTCAGTCCCGTTTGCGGTGGTGCTCGCCATGGTCGGCGTCTTCCTGGCGATCTCCAGCTATCCGGAAGGCGTGCTTTTCGGCTTGTTCGTCGCGTATGCCTTGTCGGGCTATGTGATGGCGGCCTGGCGCTTGGTACGCCGTAAGCCTCTGGCGGCAAAGTGA
- the rpsP gene encoding 30S ribosomal protein S16, whose protein sequence is MVVIRLARGGAKKRPFFNIVATDSRSRRDGRFIERVGFYNPMASESEKGLVVNAERLAYWQSNGALLSPTVERLVKGAKVSA, encoded by the coding sequence ATGGTTGTGATTCGCCTTGCCCGGGGCGGCGCCAAGAAGCGCCCGTTCTTCAATATCGTTGCAACCGACTCGCGTAGCCGTCGTGACGGCCGCTTTATCGAGCGCGTTGGCTTCTACAACCCGATGGCCAGCGAATCCGAAAAGGGTCTGGTCGTTAACGCCGAGCGCCTTGCCTACTGGCAGAGCAACGGCGCGCTGCTGTCGCCGACCGTTGAGCGTCTGGTCAAGGGCGCAAAGGTCTCGGCCTGA
- the rplS gene encoding 50S ribosomal protein L19 yields MNLIQQLEQEEIARLGKTIPEFAPGDTVVVQVKVKEGNRERLQAYEGVVIAKRNRGLNSAFIVRKISSGEGVERTFQTYSPLVAAIEVKRRGDVRRAKLYYLRDRSGKSARIKEKLPTRAAAKAAE; encoded by the coding sequence ATGAATCTGATTCAGCAACTGGAACAAGAAGAGATTGCCCGCCTTGGCAAGACGATCCCCGAGTTCGCCCCGGGCGATACCGTGGTCGTTCAAGTGAAGGTCAAGGAAGGTAACCGCGAGCGTCTGCAGGCTTACGAAGGCGTCGTCATCGCCAAGCGTAACCGCGGCCTGAACTCGGCTTTCATCGTCCGCAAGATTTCGTCGGGCGAAGGCGTCGAGCGTACGTTCCAGACCTACTCGCCGCTGGTTGCCGCGATCGAAGTCAAGCGTCGTGGTGACGTGCGCCGTGCCAAGTTGTACTACCTCCGCGATCGTTCGGGCAAGTCCGCACGTATCAAGGAAAAGCTGCCGACCCGCGCTGCCGCGAAGGCAGCCGAGTAA
- a CDS encoding YihY family inner membrane protein, with product MEEVRRFLELLIERFKEVRGSLVASSLTFTTLLSLVPLVAVSFTVMGQLPMFAQLGTTLKVFLLTNLLPDKAGKVIATYAVQFSQKASDLTLFGGVALIATAVLLLMTIDRSFNAIWQVKRPRPVWNRIALFWLAITFGPVVLAASIAATTYAVTASLGAVDEPVWLRSMVLRLMPVLLFSALFAYLFFAMPNRRINPRHAIVGGAFAGVGIVLLQRLLGVYFARFPSYTLLYGTFSAIPIFLVWLYSTWLVILVGAMVTAVIPDFLARRRVLPPTVAGRFYASTRLLAALEQAQRAGVLSTLSELAAASRQRIEETDAMLESMREAGWVCESDDGGWLLVGAAGTVSSGQLFSRFVLSAADVARLASGDQSGAAQSAQQMAAALARALDRPSTDQIG from the coding sequence ATGGAGGAAGTTCGCCGATTTCTCGAACTGCTGATTGAGCGCTTCAAGGAAGTGCGCGGCTCGTTGGTCGCAAGCAGTCTGACCTTTACGACGCTGTTGTCGCTGGTGCCTCTGGTTGCCGTGAGCTTTACGGTGATGGGGCAGTTGCCAATGTTTGCGCAGCTCGGCACCACCCTGAAAGTTTTCCTCCTCACCAACCTCCTGCCCGACAAGGCAGGAAAGGTGATTGCCACCTACGCGGTTCAGTTCTCGCAAAAGGCGAGCGATCTCACGCTTTTTGGTGGTGTCGCCCTGATTGCCACTGCCGTGTTGCTGTTGATGACGATCGACCGCTCGTTCAACGCAATCTGGCAGGTCAAGCGGCCGCGCCCGGTGTGGAATCGGATCGCCCTGTTCTGGCTTGCAATCACCTTCGGACCTGTCGTGTTGGCGGCGAGCATAGCTGCAACCACGTATGCGGTGACGGCGTCCCTTGGCGCGGTTGATGAGCCGGTCTGGCTACGCAGCATGGTGTTGCGCCTGATGCCGGTGCTGCTGTTTTCGGCGCTCTTCGCCTACCTGTTTTTCGCGATGCCGAACCGCCGGATCAATCCACGGCACGCGATCGTTGGCGGCGCGTTCGCGGGCGTCGGTATCGTGCTGTTGCAGCGCTTGCTTGGCGTCTACTTCGCCCGCTTCCCGAGCTATACGCTGTTGTACGGCACGTTCTCGGCGATACCGATCTTCCTTGTCTGGCTTTACTCGACATGGCTGGTGATTCTGGTGGGTGCCATGGTTACGGCGGTGATTCCCGATTTTCTCGCGCGCCGCAGAGTGCTGCCGCCAACGGTTGCGGGCCGCTTCTACGCGAGCACACGGCTACTTGCTGCACTCGAGCAGGCGCAGCGGGCGGGCGTGCTGTCTACGCTCTCTGAGCTTGCTGCCGCGTCGCGACAGCGGATCGAAGAGACCGACGCGATGCTCGAATCAATGCGCGAAGCTGGTTGGGTCTGCGAGAGTGACGACGGCGGCTGGCTGCTGGTCGGAGCCGCCGGTACCGTCAGCTCAGGGCAGCTCTTCAGCCGCTTTGTGTTGTCCGCCGCCGATGTGGCGCGGCTGGCTAGTGGCGATCAGTCTGGTGCTGCGCAGTCGGCACAGCAGATGGCGGCCGCTCTTGCGCGCGCGCTTGATCGACCGAGCACGGATCAGATTGGATAG
- a CDS encoding 2-isopropylmalate synthase: MKDRLVIFDTTLRDGEQSPGAAMTRDEKLRIARQLERLKVDVIEAGFAAASPGDAEAIRAIAEVIKDSTVCSLARANERDVRAAGEAIRPAARGRIHTFIATSPIHMEKKLRMQPDQVVEAAVAAVKLALQYTDDVEFSAEDAVRSEMDFLVRIFDAVIKAGAKTINVPDTVGYAVPALWGDRFRSLIERVPGADKVIWSTHCHNDLGMAVANSLAAVQAGARQVECTINGLGERAGNASLEEVVMAVRTRPDVFAVETGIDASQIVACSKLVSTITGYPVQPNKAIVGANAFSHESGIHQDGVLKHRETYEIMRPEDVGWTTNRLTLGKLSGRNAFRKRLEELGIVIESEEQLNHAFARFKDLADKKSEIFDEDLQALMSDEAQELEREHYKLVSARFHSETGETPTAALTLAVDGQEVKSESEGSGPVDAAFRAIEAVAKSGATLQLYSVNAITTGTDAQGEVTVRLSRESRVVNGQGADTDIIIASAKAYLNALNKLQAGSEKLNPQAETV, from the coding sequence ATGAAGGATCGTCTGGTTATTTTCGATACGACGCTGCGCGATGGCGAGCAGAGCCCCGGCGCGGCGATGACGCGTGATGAGAAGTTGCGTATCGCGCGTCAGCTTGAGCGCCTCAAGGTGGACGTCATCGAGGCCGGCTTTGCTGCCGCAAGCCCGGGCGATGCCGAGGCGATTCGCGCCATTGCCGAGGTCATCAAGGATTCCACCGTCTGTTCGCTGGCGCGAGCCAACGAGCGCGACGTCCGAGCTGCCGGCGAGGCGATACGTCCGGCGGCGCGCGGCCGCATTCACACCTTCATTGCCACCAGCCCGATCCACATGGAAAAGAAGCTGCGCATGCAGCCCGACCAGGTGGTCGAAGCGGCTGTCGCGGCGGTGAAGCTGGCGCTCCAATACACGGACGATGTTGAATTCTCGGCCGAGGATGCTGTTCGCTCCGAAATGGACTTCCTGGTGCGTATTTTCGACGCCGTCATCAAAGCCGGCGCCAAGACGATCAACGTGCCCGATACGGTTGGTTACGCCGTCCCGGCCCTGTGGGGGGATCGTTTCCGATCCCTGATCGAGCGTGTGCCTGGCGCCGACAAAGTGATCTGGTCGACGCACTGCCACAACGATCTGGGCATGGCCGTCGCGAACTCGCTCGCCGCTGTTCAGGCCGGTGCGCGCCAGGTCGAGTGCACGATCAATGGCCTCGGCGAACGGGCTGGTAACGCCTCGCTCGAGGAGGTGGTGATGGCGGTGCGGACGCGCCCCGACGTGTTTGCCGTCGAGACGGGCATCGATGCGAGCCAGATCGTGGCGTGCTCTAAGCTGGTGTCGACGATTACCGGCTACCCGGTTCAGCCGAACAAGGCGATCGTCGGCGCGAATGCGTTCTCGCATGAGTCCGGCATCCATCAGGATGGCGTACTCAAGCATCGCGAAACCTACGAGATCATGCGGCCGGAGGATGTGGGCTGGACGACGAACCGACTGACGCTGGGTAAGCTCTCGGGGCGCAACGCCTTCCGCAAGCGGCTTGAGGAACTGGGCATCGTCATCGAATCGGAAGAGCAGCTGAATCATGCCTTCGCACGCTTCAAGGATCTTGCCGACAAGAAGAGCGAGATCTTCGACGAAGACTTGCAGGCCTTGATGTCTGATGAGGCGCAAGAGCTCGAACGGGAGCACTACAAGCTGGTGTCGGCGCGCTTCCATTCGGAGACTGGCGAAACGCCGACTGCAGCGCTGACCCTTGCGGTGGATGGGCAGGAAGTGAAGTCCGAATCCGAAGGTAGCGGGCCGGTCGATGCCGCGTTCCGGGCGATCGAGGCGGTTGCCAAGAGCGGCGCGACGCTGCAGCTCTACTCGGTCAATGCAATCACGACCGGCACGGACGCCCAAGGCGAAGTCACCGTTCGGTTGTCGCGCGAAAGCCGTGTGGTCAACGGCCAGGGGGCCGATACCGACATCATCATCGCGTCGGCGAAAGCCTATCTCAATGCACTGAACAAGCTGCAGGCCGGTTCTGAGAAGTTGAACCCGCAAGCCGAAACGGTGTGA
- the wrbA gene encoding NAD(P)H:quinone oxidoreductase, producing MKEILVLYYSHRGSVRAIAEQIALGIDSTGIVAARLRTVPRVSSNIETPEAAIPENGPPYAEHSDLEDCIGLALGSPTRFGNMAAPMKYFLDGTSAQWLSGALAGKPACVFTSTGTLHGGQETTLLSMMLPLLHHGALVLGLPYTEGDLHSTQSGGSPYGASHVSGPQGDARLSDAERRLAFAQGRRLADVAARLAGVAR from the coding sequence ATGAAAGAAATCCTGGTTCTCTACTACAGCCATCGAGGCTCGGTGCGCGCAATCGCCGAACAGATCGCACTCGGCATTGATTCCACTGGCATTGTCGCGGCCCGGCTGCGCACCGTACCACGGGTCAGCAGCAACATCGAAACGCCTGAGGCTGCGATTCCGGAAAACGGCCCGCCCTACGCGGAGCATTCCGATCTTGAAGATTGCATCGGACTCGCGCTGGGTAGCCCGACGCGCTTCGGCAACATGGCCGCACCGATGAAGTATTTTCTCGATGGCACGTCCGCACAATGGCTGTCGGGCGCGCTTGCAGGCAAACCCGCCTGCGTATTCACGTCCACCGGCACGTTGCACGGCGGACAGGAGACCACCTTGCTGTCGATGATGCTTCCGCTGCTTCACCATGGCGCACTTGTGCTGGGCCTTCCCTACACCGAAGGTGATCTGCACAGCACGCAGAGTGGCGGGTCACCCTACGGCGCGAGTCATGTCTCGGGACCACAAGGCGACGCGCGTCTGTCGGACGCCGAGCGCCGCCTCGCTTTCGCACAGGGACGTCGATTGGCGGATGTCGCGGCGCGCCTCGCCGGAGTCGCGCGATGA
- the trmD gene encoding tRNA (guanosine(37)-N1)-methyltransferase TrmD: MGSRLVISTAQRPRHYGVVTLFPEMFSALTGSGITRRAIDRGLWQLDCWNPRDYAFDNHRTVDDRPYGGGPGMVMLGDPLQAAIEAAKSAQCERVGRAGKVVYLSPQGRTLNHDLVRELVDEDALVLLCGRYEGVDQRLIDRHVDLEVSIGDFVVSGGELPAMLLIDALVRHLPGALNDAASAVEDSFVDGLLDCPHYTRPEMWQDDPVPEVLLSGDHARIRRWRLKQALGRTAERRPDLLQARSLSKEEVRLLAEYRQEQAEAPKTGNGNVSE, from the coding sequence TTGGGAAGCCGATTGGTGATCTCGACCGCGCAGCGCCCTCGCCATTACGGTGTGGTGACGCTGTTTCCGGAGATGTTCTCTGCGCTGACCGGAAGCGGTATCACGCGGCGGGCGATTGATCGGGGATTGTGGCAGCTGGATTGCTGGAATCCGCGTGACTACGCGTTCGATAATCACCGCACGGTGGATGACCGCCCCTACGGTGGTGGCCCCGGGATGGTGATGCTGGGGGATCCACTTCAGGCTGCAATCGAGGCCGCCAAGTCCGCCCAGTGCGAACGAGTTGGTCGCGCTGGCAAGGTTGTGTACCTGTCGCCGCAAGGTCGTACGTTGAACCACGATCTGGTGCGCGAGTTGGTTGATGAGGATGCGCTGGTCTTGCTGTGTGGGCGTTACGAGGGCGTTGATCAACGTTTGATCGACCGCCATGTCGATCTGGAAGTGTCGATCGGCGACTTCGTGGTGTCAGGCGGTGAGTTGCCGGCGATGCTGCTGATTGATGCGCTGGTGCGGCATTTGCCCGGGGCGCTGAATGACGCGGCATCTGCGGTTGAGGACTCGTTCGTGGATGGTCTTTTGGACTGCCCGCATTACACCCGGCCGGAGATGTGGCAAGACGACCCGGTGCCTGAGGTCTTGTTGTCGGGTGACCATGCGCGGATTCGGCGCTGGCGTCTGAAGCAGGCGCTTGGGCGGACCGCTGAACGGCGGCCGGATCTGCTCCAGGCGCGCAGCTTGAGCAAGGAAGAAGTGCGACTGCTGGCTGAATACCGGCAGGAGCAGGCGGAAGCGCCAAAAACCGGGAATGGCAACGTTTCCGAATGA
- the ilvC gene encoding ketol-acid reductoisomerase: protein MKVYYDKDADLSLIKGKQVTIVGYGSQGHAHAQNLRDSGVNVTVGLRKNGASWAKAAGAGLKVAEVADAVKSADLVMILLPDENIPEVYKNDVEPNIKQGATLAFAHGFNVHYNQVVPRADLDVIMVAPKGPGHTVRSEYLKGGGVPSLIAVHQDKSGKARDIALSYAAANGGTKGGVIETNFREETETDLFGEQAVLCGGAVELVKMGFETLVEAGYAPEMAYFECLHELKLIVDLMYEGGIANMNYSISNNAEYGEYVTGPEVINAQSREAMRNALKRIQTGEYAKMFILEGKTNYPSMTARRRLNAVHPIETVGGQLRDMMPWIKANKLVDQSKN from the coding sequence ATGAAGGTTTACTACGACAAGGACGCCGACCTCTCGCTGATCAAGGGCAAGCAGGTCACCATCGTTGGCTATGGCTCGCAAGGCCACGCGCACGCGCAGAACCTGCGCGATTCGGGCGTCAATGTGACGGTCGGTCTGCGCAAGAACGGCGCCTCGTGGGCCAAGGCTGCTGGCGCAGGGCTGAAGGTTGCCGAAGTGGCGGATGCAGTCAAGAGCGCGGATCTGGTCATGATCCTGCTGCCGGACGAGAACATCCCCGAGGTTTATAAGAACGACGTTGAGCCGAACATCAAGCAGGGCGCTACGCTGGCCTTCGCGCACGGCTTCAACGTGCACTACAACCAGGTCGTGCCGCGTGCTGATCTGGATGTGATCATGGTTGCGCCGAAGGGCCCGGGCCACACCGTGCGCTCCGAGTACCTCAAGGGTGGCGGCGTTCCGTCGCTGATCGCGGTGCATCAGGACAAGTCGGGCAAGGCGCGCGATATCGCCCTGTCCTACGCTGCAGCCAATGGCGGCACCAAGGGCGGTGTGATCGAGACCAACTTCCGCGAAGAGACCGAAACCGATCTCTTCGGCGAGCAGGCCGTGCTGTGCGGCGGCGCCGTTGAACTCGTGAAGATGGGCTTCGAGACCCTGGTTGAGGCTGGCTATGCGCCGGAGATGGCCTACTTCGAGTGCCTGCACGAGCTCAAGCTGATCGTCGACCTGATGTACGAAGGCGGCATCGCCAACATGAACTACTCGATCTCGAACAATGCCGAGTACGGCGAGTACGTGACCGGGCCGGAAGTCATCAACGCCCAGTCGCGTGAAGCGATGCGCAATGCGCTCAAGCGCATCCAGACCGGCGAATACGCGAAGATGTTCATCCTCGAAGGCAAGACCAACTACCCGTCGATGACCGCACGTCGTCGCCTCAACGCTGTGCACCCGATCGAAACCGTCGGTGGCCAGCTGCGCGACATGATGCCGTGGATCAAGGCGAACAAGCTGGTTGATCAGTCGAAGAACTGA
- a CDS encoding acetolactate synthase 3 catalytic subunit, with the protein MVLTGAEIVIRCLQEEKVEYVFGYPGGAVLFLYDELSKQDKVRHVLVRHEQAAVHAADGYARSTDKVGVALVTSGPGVTNAVTGIATAYCDSIPMVIISGQVPTAAIGQDAFQEVDTVGITRPCVKHNFLVKDVRDIASTIKKAFFLAKTGRPGPVLVDIPKDVSAHKCEYEYPKSVTLRSYNPIVKGHQGQIRKALGLLLEAKRPMIYAGGGVILADAADKLTKLTRLLGFPVTNTLMGLGGYPATDRQNLGMLGMHGTIEANMAMHHSDVLLAIGARFDDRVIGNPAHFQSEPRKIIHVDIDPSSISKRVKVDVPIVGNLADVLDDMIKMLESSGDRPNPAQIEPWWKQIEEWRSRNSLSYKNSTEVIKPQFVVETLWKITNGDAFVTSDVGQHQMWAAQYYKFDKPRRWVNSGGLGTMGFGLPAAMGVQLAHPEKPVAVITGEGSIQMCIQELSTCKQYRLPIKVLSLNNRYLGMVRQWQQFFHGNRYSESYMDSLPDFAKLAEAYGHVGIRVEKPGDVEGAIREAFSRKNDLVFLDFQVDPTENVFPMVQGGKGLTEMILSSEDL; encoded by the coding sequence ATGGTTTTGACTGGTGCGGAGATTGTAATCAGGTGTCTGCAAGAGGAAAAGGTCGAGTATGTTTTCGGCTATCCCGGCGGCGCCGTGCTTTTCCTCTACGACGAACTGTCCAAGCAGGACAAAGTTCGTCACGTGCTGGTTCGCCATGAGCAGGCCGCCGTACACGCTGCGGATGGCTACGCACGCTCCACCGACAAGGTGGGCGTTGCGCTCGTAACTTCCGGCCCGGGCGTCACCAACGCCGTGACCGGTATCGCGACCGCGTATTGTGATTCGATTCCGATGGTGATCATCAGCGGGCAAGTCCCGACTGCCGCCATTGGTCAAGATGCTTTCCAGGAAGTCGACACGGTCGGGATCACCCGTCCGTGCGTCAAGCACAACTTCCTCGTCAAGGATGTCCGCGACATCGCTTCGACAATCAAGAAGGCCTTTTTCCTCGCCAAGACCGGACGTCCTGGCCCTGTGCTCGTCGACATTCCTAAGGATGTCTCCGCGCACAAGTGCGAGTACGAGTATCCGAAGTCTGTGACCTTGCGCTCCTACAACCCGATCGTGAAGGGTCACCAGGGGCAGATCCGCAAGGCGCTCGGTTTGTTGCTCGAAGCCAAGCGGCCGATGATCTATGCGGGTGGCGGCGTGATTCTGGCCGATGCGGCGGACAAGCTGACGAAGCTGACCCGACTGCTCGGTTTCCCAGTTACCAACACGCTGATGGGGCTTGGTGGCTACCCGGCCACTGATCGCCAGAACCTCGGCATGCTGGGCATGCACGGCACGATCGAAGCAAACATGGCGATGCATCACAGCGATGTGCTGCTCGCGATCGGCGCTCGTTTCGATGACCGCGTGATCGGCAATCCGGCGCACTTCCAGTCCGAGCCGCGCAAGATCATCCACGTGGACATCGATCCGTCGTCGATCTCAAAGCGCGTGAAGGTCGATGTGCCGATCGTTGGCAATCTCGCCGATGTGCTGGACGACATGATCAAGATGCTGGAGTCGTCAGGCGATCGCCCGAATCCGGCCCAGATCGAGCCGTGGTGGAAGCAAATCGAAGAGTGGCGTAGCCGCAATTCGCTCAGCTACAAGAACAGCACCGAGGTCATCAAGCCGCAGTTCGTCGTCGAGACGTTGTGGAAGATCACCAACGGCGACGCGTTTGTGACCTCGGATGTGGGCCAACACCAGATGTGGGCGGCCCAGTACTACAAGTTCGACAAGCCGCGTCGTTGGGTGAACTCGGGTGGTCTGGGCACGATGGGCTTTGGTCTGCCAGCAGCAATGGGCGTTCAGCTCGCGCACCCGGAAAAGCCGGTCGCCGTAATCACCGGCGAAGGCTCGATCCAGATGTGTATCCAGGAGCTCTCGACCTGCAAACAGTATCGTTTGCCGATCAAGGTTCTGAGTTTGAACAACCGCTATCTGGGCATGGTTCGCCAATGGCAGCAGTTCTTCCACGGTAACCGGTATTCCGAGTCCTACATGGATTCGCTACCTGATTTCGCCAAGCTTGCCGAGGCCTACGGGCATGTCGGCATCCGCGTCGAGAAGCCGGGCGATGTGGAAGGCGCCATCCGTGAGGCGTTCAGCCGTAAGAACGATCTGGTCTTCCTGGACTTCCAGGTGGATCCGACCGAAAACGTGTTCCCGATGGTTCAGGGCGGCAAGGGTCTCACCGAGATGATCCTGTCGTCCGAGGATCTGTAA